Proteins from a genomic interval of Diaphorobacter sp. HDW4A:
- a CDS encoding alpha/beta fold hydrolase: MSAAITPVSRYVPCAGYELHCMDWSAPGVQDAPVVIAWHGLARTGRDMDALAQFLAGQGFRVICPDTIGRGYSQWSRAPKDEYCLRFYARVARELLDALGIARAHWVGTSMGGAIGTVCASGLFEPSLRGRIATLVLNDNAPQLAETAIERIKAYVGKPPVFDSMAELESFFRTAYKPFGWLSDVEWRKLTETSTRRLDDGRVTPHYDPAIVMQFTEHTDDYRIWPHYDALDLPVLLLRGEASDLVLEATAREMQTCGPGSKGLLEWIEVPGCGHAPALNVPAQYDAVMRCLLRA, from the coding sequence ATGTCTGCTGCCATCACTCCCGTTTCCCGATATGTCCCGTGTGCCGGTTACGAGCTGCACTGCATGGACTGGAGCGCTCCTGGTGTACAGGATGCGCCGGTCGTCATCGCTTGGCACGGCCTCGCGCGCACCGGGCGCGACATGGATGCGCTCGCGCAGTTCCTTGCTGGCCAGGGCTTTCGCGTGATCTGCCCCGACACCATCGGTCGGGGCTACAGCCAGTGGAGCAGGGCTCCCAAAGATGAATACTGTCTGCGCTTTTACGCCCGCGTCGCACGTGAGCTGTTGGATGCACTCGGCATTGCCCGCGCGCACTGGGTGGGCACGTCGATGGGCGGCGCCATCGGCACAGTCTGCGCGTCGGGCCTGTTCGAGCCCTCCCTGCGAGGGCGTATCGCCACGCTGGTGCTCAACGACAACGCGCCCCAGCTCGCCGAGACCGCCATCGAGCGCATTAAGGCCTATGTCGGCAAGCCGCCCGTGTTCGATTCCATGGCCGAACTCGAGAGCTTCTTCCGCACTGCGTACAAGCCCTTCGGCTGGCTCAGCGACGTCGAATGGCGCAAACTCACCGAGACCAGCACGCGCCGCCTGGACGATGGCCGCGTCACGCCGCACTACGATCCGGCCATCGTCATGCAGTTCACCGAACATACCGACGACTACCGGATCTGGCCGCATTACGACGCGCTCGACTTGCCCGTGCTGCTGCTGCGCGGCGAGGCTTCCGATCTCGTGCTCGAGGCCACGGCGCGTGAAATGCAGACGTGCGGGCCGGGTTCCAAGGGCCTGCTGGAGTGGATTGAAGTGCCGGGCTGCGGCCACGCCCCGGCGCTCAACGTGCCAGCACAGTACGACGCCGTGATGCGCTGCCTGCTGCGCGCCTGA
- a CDS encoding 3-hydroxybutyrate oligomer hydrolase family protein: protein MHARATKKKSHATLQWSFTALACATLAACGGSSHHVTNDLPQGVTEISNTQYAATSVSTGSTAAQQDLLTGGIGKTGLGGAAPAYADPANPTVAELRRNALFSNYRGILDPLANGGYGTLYGPNVTAAGVVTQNEGLIPGREYIAVLDDGSGRKQTVIAVQVPDSFDAKNPCVVIGPSSGSRGVYGAIGTAGEWGLKKGCAVALTDAGKGVGLHNLADDTVNKIDGSRATKSAAGKLSFFSANLTDAARAAYNAAFPNRIAIKHAQSQQNPEKDWGTDTLTAARYAIYVLNAKYGKLDDPVPFTKDNTLVIGGSASNGGAAVLRAAEQDGDGLIDGVVASEPMVEMPTTSGYGIQFGETAVTGYGKTLADYTTYGNIYQPCAALAPDAAISETSIFNYIALTAMTARATARCDGLAAKGLVSGTTTAERAADALNKLRAYGWTRDNDQMHNAHYALGNGPILSAMYTMAYGRFGADSNLCNASFGAASATGDVVAAAPAALAVSFATANGTSNGTPATVIYNDSVGGAKSWAFAVSPSTGVADLGLDNALCQHALVSGVDAAGAALTAASVPTKAQSDAVRSGLTEVRHSANLKTKPVIIVAGRSDALIPVNHNARAYTALNQTLEGAKSNLRYIEVTNAQHFDAFLLFGGFDTRFVPLHPYFNQAMDAMWNHLKTKAALPASQVVRTTPRGGTPGAATAITAANVPGFKATPAAADQIGFAGTSIKVPQ from the coding sequence ATGCACGCGAGAGCAACGAAGAAGAAATCCCATGCCACGCTCCAGTGGAGCTTCACCGCATTGGCCTGCGCCACGCTGGCGGCCTGTGGCGGCAGTTCCCACCACGTGACCAATGACCTGCCGCAGGGTGTCACGGAGATCAGCAACACGCAGTACGCCGCTACGTCGGTCAGCACCGGGAGCACGGCCGCGCAGCAGGATCTGCTGACCGGCGGCATTGGCAAGACCGGCCTTGGCGGCGCGGCTCCGGCTTATGCCGATCCGGCCAACCCAACCGTGGCGGAACTGCGCCGCAATGCGCTGTTCTCGAACTACCGGGGCATTCTTGATCCGCTGGCAAATGGCGGCTATGGCACGCTCTACGGCCCCAATGTGACCGCTGCGGGCGTGGTTACCCAGAACGAGGGGCTGATTCCCGGGCGCGAATACATCGCTGTGCTTGACGACGGCTCGGGCCGCAAGCAGACCGTGATCGCGGTGCAGGTGCCCGACAGCTTCGATGCCAAAAATCCATGTGTGGTGATCGGCCCATCCTCGGGCTCGCGCGGCGTGTATGGCGCCATCGGCACGGCGGGCGAATGGGGTCTCAAGAAGGGCTGCGCGGTGGCGCTCACCGATGCGGGCAAGGGCGTGGGCCTGCACAATCTGGCGGACGACACGGTCAACAAGATCGATGGCTCGCGCGCTACCAAATCGGCGGCGGGCAAGCTGAGCTTCTTCTCCGCGAATCTCACGGATGCGGCACGCGCGGCCTACAACGCCGCCTTCCCGAACCGCATCGCCATCAAGCATGCTCAGTCGCAGCAGAACCCCGAGAAGGACTGGGGCACCGACACGCTGACCGCCGCGCGCTATGCGATCTACGTGCTCAACGCCAAGTACGGCAAGCTGGACGATCCCGTGCCCTTCACCAAGGACAACACGCTGGTGATCGGCGGCTCGGCCTCCAATGGCGGCGCGGCCGTGCTGCGCGCTGCCGAGCAGGATGGCGATGGGCTGATTGACGGCGTGGTGGCGTCCGAGCCCATGGTCGAGATGCCGACCACCAGCGGCTACGGCATCCAGTTTGGCGAGACAGCGGTCACCGGCTATGGCAAGACGCTGGCCGACTACACCACCTACGGCAACATCTACCAGCCTTGCGCGGCGCTCGCGCCCGATGCAGCGATCAGCGAGACCTCGATCTTCAACTACATCGCGCTCACCGCCATGACGGCGCGTGCCACCGCGCGCTGCGATGGCTTGGCCGCCAAGGGTCTGGTGAGCGGCACGACCACGGCGGAGCGTGCAGCCGATGCGCTTAACAAGCTGCGCGCCTACGGCTGGACGCGCGACAACGACCAGATGCACAACGCGCACTACGCGCTGGGCAATGGGCCCATTCTGTCGGCGATGTACACCATGGCCTATGGCCGCTTCGGCGCCGACTCCAATCTGTGCAACGCGAGCTTCGGTGCCGCGAGCGCCACTGGCGACGTCGTCGCTGCTGCGCCCGCCGCGCTGGCGGTGAGCTTTGCAACGGCCAACGGCACATCGAACGGCACGCCCGCCACAGTGATCTACAACGACTCCGTGGGCGGCGCGAAATCGTGGGCGTTCGCGGTGTCACCATCCACTGGCGTGGCTGATCTGGGGCTCGACAACGCGCTGTGCCAGCACGCGCTGGTTTCGGGCGTCGATGCAGCGGGCGCGGCGCTCACGGCAGCGAGCGTTCCGACCAAGGCGCAGAGCGATGCGGTGCGCAGCGGCCTGACGGAAGTGCGCCACAGCGCCAACCTCAAGACCAAGCCGGTGATCATCGTCGCAGGCCGCAGCGACGCGCTGATTCCTGTGAACCACAACGCGCGCGCCTACACCGCGCTGAACCAGACGCTCGAGGGTGCCAAGTCCAACCTGCGCTACATCGAGGTGACCAATGCGCAGCACTTCGACGCCTTCCTGCTGTTCGGCGGCTTCGACACGCGCTTCGTGCCGCTGCATCCCTACTTCAATCAGGCGATGGACGCGATGTGGAACCATCTGAAGACCAAGGCCGCACTGCCCGCCAGCCAGGTCGTGCGCACCACGCCGCGTGGCGGCACACCGGGCGCGGCCACGGCGATTACCGCAGCCAATGTGCCGGGCTTCAAGGCGACTCCGGCAGCGGCTGACCAGATCGGATTTGCGGGCACCTCCATCAAGGTACCGCAGTGA